The following are from one region of the Bactrocera oleae isolate idBacOlea1 chromosome 6, idBacOlea1, whole genome shotgun sequence genome:
- the kni gene encoding zygotic gap protein knirps isoform X2 has product MNQTCKVCGEPAAGFHFGAFTCEGCKSFFGRSYNNLSSISECKNNGKCVIDKKNRTTCKACRLRKCYTVGMSKGGSRYGRRSNWFKIHCLLQEQQQQAMDIANKAAAAGGNVAAAPNAAGFGDMAAAAAAAKQHMQSLNPHMATAGGLLGYPGYQFPDMMAQAAPFMSAAARHPATDATFFNMMNSLPNMGAAQSAFQLPPHLLFPAAAAAAAYHPNAAAAAAAAADAAYRTEMYKHRQSVDSAASGDSAQRFSPQIAAAAAAATVEQQMREQQEATRHSPELCVSGGDEDEDDELDVHSPSPGIVGAQAQQQIYQQMQEQQQQHQIHSPVAIRASPLSSAPLCVPVPTSALTPNSVNSPAHQPSSPAPTVTETAALSFAAKMQSLSPVSVCSIGAESTQQQHSVMDAQDGPMDLSMKPVSSASRASTRLSGDCDMNCELSEEEAAMLDARRRYFHYNSDHSESDTSSDGSSAVAIANKRQKMIDEGYNSAGYASSHGSTVSTSSATSMHGIFVCV; this is encoded by the exons ATGAATCAAACATGCAAAGTATGCGGTGAGCCAGCCGCCGGTTTCCACTTCGGAGCTTTCACATGCGAGGGCTGCAAG TCCTTCTTTGGTCGCTCGTACAACAATCTCTCGTCCATAAGCGAATGCAAGAATAACGGTAAGTGCGTGATCGATAAGAAGAATCGCACTACCTGCAAAGCGTGTCGCCTACGCAAATGCTACACGGTTGGCATGTCCAAGGGCGGCTCACGCTACGGCCGCCGTTCCAACTGGTTCAAAATACACTGTCTGCTGCAGGAACAGCAACAGCAAGCTATGGATATCGCCAACAAAGCTGCAGCTGCCGGCGGTAATGTCGCCGCTGCACCCAACGCCGCTGGATTCGGTGATATGGCCGCTGCGGCTGCTGCCGCCAAACAACACATGCAATCATTGAATCCACACATGGCCACCGCTGGCGGTTTGCTCGGCTATCCAGGCTACCAATTTCCTGATATGATGGCACAGGCTGCGCCTTTCATGTCTGCTGCGGCACGTCATCCCGCCACCGATGCCACCTTCTTCAACATGATGAATTCACTGCCGAATATGGGCGCAGCACAGTCTGCCTTTCAGCTGCCGCCACATTTGTTATTCCCCGCCGCCGCTGCTGCGGCCGCTTATCATCCAAAtgccgccgctgctgctgcagcaGCTGCTGACGCTGCCTACCGCACCGAAATGTATAAACATCGTCAGTCTGTGGATTCGGCGGCCTCTGGTGATTCGGCACAACGCTTTTCGCCACAAATTGCTGCTGCCGCTGCGGCTGCTACCGTGGAACAACAAATGCGTGAACAGCAGGAAGCGACACGTCACTCACCGGAACTGTGTGTTTCGGGCGGCGATGAAGATGAGGATGATGAATTGGATGTGCATTCACCATCACCTGGTATTGTGGGCGCACAAGCGCAACAGCAAATCTACCAACAAatgcaagaacaacaacagcaacaccaaaTTCACAGCCCGGTGGCGATACGCGCATCACCGCTCAGCAGCGCACCACTGTGCGTGCCCGTGCCGACCTCTGCGCTCACACCTAACTCCGTGAATTCGCCAGCACACCAACCCAGCTCACCAGCGCCAACAGTCACCGAGACTGCTGCGCTCTCGTTCGCCGCCAAAATGCAATCACTCTCACCTGTCTCCGTGTGCTCAATTGGCGCAGAGAGCACACAGCAGCAGCACAGCGTTATGGACGCGCAGGATGGCCCCATGGACCTTAGCATGAAGCCAGTCAGCTCCGCATCACGTGCGTCGACGCGGCTTAGCGGCGATTGTGACATGAACTGCGAGTTGAGTGAGGAGGAGGCAGCAATGTTGGATGCACGTCGCAGGTACTTTCATTACAACAGCGATCACAGTGAGTCCGATACTTCGTCAGATGGTAGCAGCGCCGTCGCGATCGCCAACAAGCGTCAGAAGATGATCGATGAGGGCTACAATTCTGCGGGCTACGCATCATCGCATGGTTCAACAGTGTCAACGTCGTCCGCGACCAGTATGCATGGGATATTTGTATGCGTTTAa
- the kni gene encoding zygotic gap protein knirps isoform X1, which produces MTEMMDVCVPEVGLNMMNQTCKVCGEPAAGFHFGAFTCEGCKSFFGRSYNNLSSISECKNNGKCVIDKKNRTTCKACRLRKCYTVGMSKGGSRYGRRSNWFKIHCLLQEQQQQAMDIANKAAAAGGNVAAAPNAAGFGDMAAAAAAAKQHMQSLNPHMATAGGLLGYPGYQFPDMMAQAAPFMSAAARHPATDATFFNMMNSLPNMGAAQSAFQLPPHLLFPAAAAAAAYHPNAAAAAAAAADAAYRTEMYKHRQSVDSAASGDSAQRFSPQIAAAAAAATVEQQMREQQEATRHSPELCVSGGDEDEDDELDVHSPSPGIVGAQAQQQIYQQMQEQQQQHQIHSPVAIRASPLSSAPLCVPVPTSALTPNSVNSPAHQPSSPAPTVTETAALSFAAKMQSLSPVSVCSIGAESTQQQHSVMDAQDGPMDLSMKPVSSASRASTRLSGDCDMNCELSEEEAAMLDARRRYFHYNSDHSESDTSSDGSSAVAIANKRQKMIDEGYNSAGYASSHGSTVSTSSATSMHGIFVCV; this is translated from the exons ATGACCGAAATGATGGATGTGTGCGTGCCCGAAGTTGGGCTTAATATG ATGAATCAAACATGCAAAGTATGCGGTGAGCCAGCCGCCGGTTTCCACTTCGGAGCTTTCACATGCGAGGGCTGCAAG TCCTTCTTTGGTCGCTCGTACAACAATCTCTCGTCCATAAGCGAATGCAAGAATAACGGTAAGTGCGTGATCGATAAGAAGAATCGCACTACCTGCAAAGCGTGTCGCCTACGCAAATGCTACACGGTTGGCATGTCCAAGGGCGGCTCACGCTACGGCCGCCGTTCCAACTGGTTCAAAATACACTGTCTGCTGCAGGAACAGCAACAGCAAGCTATGGATATCGCCAACAAAGCTGCAGCTGCCGGCGGTAATGTCGCCGCTGCACCCAACGCCGCTGGATTCGGTGATATGGCCGCTGCGGCTGCTGCCGCCAAACAACACATGCAATCATTGAATCCACACATGGCCACCGCTGGCGGTTTGCTCGGCTATCCAGGCTACCAATTTCCTGATATGATGGCACAGGCTGCGCCTTTCATGTCTGCTGCGGCACGTCATCCCGCCACCGATGCCACCTTCTTCAACATGATGAATTCACTGCCGAATATGGGCGCAGCACAGTCTGCCTTTCAGCTGCCGCCACATTTGTTATTCCCCGCCGCCGCTGCTGCGGCCGCTTATCATCCAAAtgccgccgctgctgctgcagcaGCTGCTGACGCTGCCTACCGCACCGAAATGTATAAACATCGTCAGTCTGTGGATTCGGCGGCCTCTGGTGATTCGGCACAACGCTTTTCGCCACAAATTGCTGCTGCCGCTGCGGCTGCTACCGTGGAACAACAAATGCGTGAACAGCAGGAAGCGACACGTCACTCACCGGAACTGTGTGTTTCGGGCGGCGATGAAGATGAGGATGATGAATTGGATGTGCATTCACCATCACCTGGTATTGTGGGCGCACAAGCGCAACAGCAAATCTACCAACAAatgcaagaacaacaacagcaacaccaaaTTCACAGCCCGGTGGCGATACGCGCATCACCGCTCAGCAGCGCACCACTGTGCGTGCCCGTGCCGACCTCTGCGCTCACACCTAACTCCGTGAATTCGCCAGCACACCAACCCAGCTCACCAGCGCCAACAGTCACCGAGACTGCTGCGCTCTCGTTCGCCGCCAAAATGCAATCACTCTCACCTGTCTCCGTGTGCTCAATTGGCGCAGAGAGCACACAGCAGCAGCACAGCGTTATGGACGCGCAGGATGGCCCCATGGACCTTAGCATGAAGCCAGTCAGCTCCGCATCACGTGCGTCGACGCGGCTTAGCGGCGATTGTGACATGAACTGCGAGTTGAGTGAGGAGGAGGCAGCAATGTTGGATGCACGTCGCAGGTACTTTCATTACAACAGCGATCACAGTGAGTCCGATACTTCGTCAGATGGTAGCAGCGCCGTCGCGATCGCCAACAAGCGTCAGAAGATGATCGATGAGGGCTACAATTCTGCGGGCTACGCATCATCGCATGGTTCAACAGTGTCAACGTCGTCCGCGACCAGTATGCATGGGATATTTGTATGCGTTTAa